One genomic segment of Labrus bergylta chromosome 17, fLabBer1.1, whole genome shotgun sequence includes these proteins:
- the cimip2b gene encoding ciliary microtubule inner protein 2B — translation MEKYASRFKEVLLTPEPYYIPGFAGYCPQLKYTVGKSYGKLTSQLLSSPEVKHSTRLDLHQELVPSAETDSDGTMKMLPGYTGFIPNRQNYFACRYSETCRRALTEFDQERRARIQRQSSDLPAVANCSNCQFKRPSPPFTAISDKVFSYKPLKPVIPLGRPYAMGDDDPNKYFISGFTGHVPKSRFLVGKGYPVTTNQALIQFGAQRRSDATSQNFTERKETSVAAKSTIYPSNSGVVPAFTGHIPGYKFMYGQTFGQLSQNAMEKSGIKRIPRDKL, via the exons ATGGAGAAATACGCCTCAAGATTTAAGGAAGTTCTCCTGACACCTGAGCCCTACTACATCCCGGG gtTTGCTGGCTACTGCCCACAGCTCAAGTACACTGTGGGGAAGTCTTATGGTAAGCTCACATCCCAGCTGCTCAGCAGTCCTGAGGTGAAACACTCAACTCGTCTGGACCTTCACCAGGAACTCGTCCCCTCTGCAGAGACCGACTCTGATGGGACAATGAAGATGCTACCAGGATACACAG GCTTTATCCCAAACAGGCAGAACTACTTTGCCTGCCGTTACTCTGAAACATGTCGCAGAGCGCTGACTGAGTTTGACCAGGAGAGACGTGCGAGGATCCAACGGCAATCATCAGACCTGCCAGCGGTCGCCAACTGTAGCAACTGTCAGTTTAAA AGACCGAGTCCCCCCTTTACAGCAATCTCCGACAAGGTCTTCTCCTACAAACCCTTGAAGCCCGTAATACCCCTCGGAAGACCGTATGCAATGGGTGACGATGACCCAAACAAGTACTTCATCTCAG GTTTCACAGGACACGTACCAAAATCTCGCTTCCTAGTCGGCAAAGGCTACCCAGTCACTACCAACCAGGCACTGATCCAGTTTGGGGCGCAGCGGCGGAGTGACGCCACATCCCAAAACTTCACAGAGAGAAAGGAAACCTCAGTAGCCGCCAAGTCCACAATCTATCCGTCAAACAGCGGCGTGGTGCCAGCGTTCACAGGCCACATTCCAG GATATAAGTTCATGTACGGACAAACCTTTGGTCAACTTTCCCAGAATGCAATGGAAAAGAGCGGGATCAAGAGAATTCCTCGGGACAAGTTATAA